The following proteins come from a genomic window of Dreissena polymorpha isolate Duluth1 chromosome 1, UMN_Dpol_1.0, whole genome shotgun sequence:
- the LOC127850754 gene encoding lysoplasmalogenase-like protein TMEM86A, whose amino-acid sequence MTKPLTVLKSVGPKLVPFFKTCTIFFVLFADTPATETSAPWFFCIVKCLPIISLILFVLLNGMNITEYYRYSRRILIGLIFSCLGDACLVWAKKYFEVGIACFAIAQICYSRAFGWKPFNPYAGAVVFGLGFLVYSFLSTALHGIMLYMVAAYITVICTMAWRAVARVQFFGDLVIKWTKLSGCFGALAFVISDVTLAIDRFKFPIPYAHPIIMVTYYAAQFGIALSVVDSQVDELIDSSKRAQKEKELVETMENKGTKNGHVQNESDSSQSDISMNEPSTPKTLIQRCIPVK is encoded by the exons ATGACAAAGCCGCTTACAGTT cTGAAGAGTGTTGGACCAAAATTGGTTCCATTCTTCAAGACCTGCACCATTTTCTTTGTGCTGTTTGCTGATACACCAGCTACAGAAACAAGCGCACCCTGGTTCTTCTGCATAGTGAAATGTCTTCCAATTATTTCACTGATTCTGTTTGTTCTCTTAAATGGAATGAACATCACAGAGTATTACCGCTATTCAAGACGGATACTTATAGGACTCATATTTTCGTGCTTAGGAGATGCTTGTCTTGTGTGGGCGAAGAAATATTTTGAGGTCGGAATTGCCTGCTTTGCTATTGCACAGATTTGCTATTCAAGAGCCTTTGGATGGAAGCCGTTTAACCCATATGCAGGGGCGGTAGTGTTTGGACTCGGGTTTCTGGTGTATTCGTTTCTCAGCACTGCCCTACATGGAATAATGCTTTACATGGTGGCAGCTTACATCACTGTGATATGCACCATGGCATGGCGCGCAGTGGCACGAGTTCAGTTCTTTGGCGATCTCGTGATTAAGTGGACCAAGCTGTCTGGGTGCTTCGGCGCTTTGGCTTTCGTGATATCAGATGTCACCCTGGCCATTGACAGATTCAAGTTTCCGATTCCCTATGCACACCCAATAATCATGGTGACGTACTACGCAGCTCAGTTTGGAATAGCTCTCTCTGTTGTGGATAGCCAGGTTGATGAACTCATTGACTCTTCCAAAAGGGCCCAGAAAGAAAAGGAACTGGTTGAAACAATGGAAAACAAGGGAACTAAGAATGGACATGTACAAAATGAAAGTGATTCTTCCCAAAGTGACATCTCAATGAATGAACCATCAACGCCGAAAACACTGATACAGCGATGCATTCCAGTAAAATGA